A region from the Natronoarchaeum mannanilyticum genome encodes:
- a CDS encoding DUF371 domain-containing protein: MEEVIRATGHPNVLAEHTSTFEVTTDDYLTPAGDCILAIEADRAPADFDAEFVEACQDRDATITAELAVETADGTRVETITGSGHPELSFASERSAVGRTSDHVDERTVMIDADSPALGVDREIVAALADGADATLTLSVE; the protein is encoded by the coding sequence ATGGAAGAAGTGATCCGAGCGACGGGTCACCCGAACGTCCTCGCCGAACACACCAGCACGTTCGAGGTGACGACCGACGACTACCTGACACCGGCCGGCGACTGCATCCTCGCGATCGAGGCCGACCGCGCGCCCGCCGACTTCGACGCCGAGTTCGTAGAAGCGTGCCAAGACCGCGACGCCACCATCACCGCCGAGCTGGCCGTCGAGACCGCCGACGGCACCCGCGTCGAGACGATCACCGGCAGCGGCCACCCCGAGCTATCCTTCGCGAGCGAGCGCAGCGCCGTCGGCCGAACGAGCGACCACGTCGACGAGCGCACGGTGATGATCGACGCCGACAGCCCCGCGCTCGGCGTCGACCGCGAGATCGTCGCGGCGCTGGCCGACGGCGCCGACGCGACGCTGACGCTGTCCGTGGAGTGA
- a CDS encoding 50S ribosomal protein L40e, whose amino-acid sequence MATFEKAEGRLLNKMICMRCNARNAAEADRCRKCGYGNLRPKAKEARSA is encoded by the coding sequence ATGGCTACGTTCGAAAAAGCGGAGGGACGGCTGCTCAACAAGATGATCTGCATGCGATGTAACGCGCGCAACGCCGCCGAGGCCGACCGCTGCCGGAAGTGCGGCTACGGGAACCTGCGTCCGAAGGCGAAGGAAGCCCGCAGCGCCTGA
- a CDS encoding Nif3-like dinuclear metal center hexameric protein, giving the protein MELSELVERYDDRLDTDAYADVDASANGLQVGPEEADVERVAFAVDAGRATIEDAVDADADALVVHHGLSWGGIERVTGTEYERIAPLVENDLALYVSHLPLDGHQELGNAAGIAELLDLDDRDPFGTVGGEYIGQRGRVDEPFESDELTTGLLSQLDTDGEDVRAMTFGPDEIEDIAIVTGSGVDWLEDAAAAGADALITGEGKQKAYHLARELEINVFLAGHYATETFGVRSLQELAEEWGLETTFIDHPTGL; this is encoded by the coding sequence ATGGAACTCTCCGAACTCGTCGAGCGGTACGACGACCGACTCGATACGGACGCCTACGCGGACGTCGACGCCAGCGCGAACGGGTTACAGGTCGGTCCCGAGGAGGCCGACGTCGAGCGCGTCGCCTTTGCCGTCGACGCCGGTCGCGCGACGATCGAGGACGCCGTCGACGCCGACGCGGACGCGCTGGTCGTCCACCACGGCCTCTCGTGGGGCGGCATCGAGCGCGTGACCGGGACGGAGTACGAGCGGATCGCGCCGCTGGTCGAGAACGACCTCGCGCTGTACGTCTCGCACCTACCGCTCGACGGCCATCAGGAACTCGGCAACGCGGCGGGGATCGCGGAGCTGCTGGATCTGGACGATCGCGATCCGTTCGGCACCGTCGGCGGCGAGTACATCGGGCAGCGCGGCCGGGTCGACGAGCCGTTCGAGTCCGACGAGCTGACGACCGGATTACTCTCGCAACTGGACACCGACGGCGAGGACGTCCGCGCGATGACGTTCGGGCCCGACGAGATCGAGGACATCGCGATCGTCACCGGCAGCGGCGTCGACTGGCTGGAGGACGCCGCCGCCGCCGGCGCGGACGCGCTGATCACCGGCGAGGGGAAACAGAAGGCGTACCACCTCGCCCGGGAGCTGGAGATCAACGTGTTCCTGGCGGGCCACTACGCCACCGAGACGTTCGGCGTCCGGTCGCTGCAAGAGCTGGCCGAGGAGTGGGGACTGGAGACGACCTTCATCGACCACCCGACCGGACTCTGA
- the speB gene encoding agmatinase encodes MFPGAGAARDDANYVVVGAPLDVSTTFQPGTRFGPDRIRRFARTFDDYDRRTDAHFSDLFVHDQGDVRAWDDAAEYLDYLEGVVTDVVWDDAVPLVLGGEHTVSVAGVRAVDPDAFVCLDAHLDLREAYDGNELSHATVARHALDVADEAFVLGARTGSEDEWDRAERDDVTVVPPEDVGEWSPPERLRERSVYLSVDIDAADPSVAPGTGTTEPFGLEGRELRDVVRAVAPLSDGFDVVEVNDRDDGQAATLAGKLLREFVFTHAASE; translated from the coding sequence ATGTTTCCCGGTGCCGGCGCCGCCCGCGACGACGCGAACTACGTCGTCGTCGGGGCGCCGCTGGACGTCTCGACGACGTTCCAGCCCGGCACCAGGTTCGGCCCGGACCGCATCCGCCGGTTCGCCCGGACCTTCGACGACTACGATCGACGGACGGACGCGCACTTCTCTGACCTCTTCGTGCACGATCAGGGCGACGTCCGCGCGTGGGACGACGCCGCCGAGTATCTCGACTACCTGGAGGGCGTCGTCACCGACGTCGTCTGGGACGACGCCGTCCCGCTCGTGCTCGGCGGCGAGCACACCGTCTCGGTCGCCGGCGTCCGCGCTGTCGACCCCGACGCGTTCGTCTGTCTGGACGCCCACCTCGATCTCCGCGAGGCGTACGACGGCAACGAGCTGAGCCACGCGACCGTCGCACGCCACGCGCTCGACGTCGCCGACGAGGCGTTCGTGCTGGGCGCGCGAACGGGGAGCGAGGACGAGTGGGACCGGGCCGAGCGCGACGACGTGACGGTCGTTCCGCCGGAGGACGTCGGCGAGTGGTCGCCACCGGAGCGCCTGCGCGAGCGGTCGGTGTATCTCAGCGTCGATATCGACGCGGCAGATCCGTCGGTGGCCCCGGGCACGGGCACGACCGAGCCGTTCGGGCTGGAGGGGCGCGAGCTGCGCGACGTCGTCCGGGCGGTCGCGCCGCTCTCGGACGGATTCGACGTCGTCGAGGTGAACGACCGCGACGACGGGCAGGCCGCGACGCTGGCCGGGAAACTGCTCCGCGAGTTCGTGTTCACCCACGCGGCGAGCGAGTAG
- a CDS encoding translation initiation factor IF-5A: MAKEQKEVRDLQEGNYVMMDDEPCKITSYSTAKPGKHGSAKARIEGKGVFDDQKRSLSQPVDAKIWVPIINRKQGQVVSVESADVAQVMDLETYETISIKTPGDVDLSPDDDIEYLEMEEQRKILQD, from the coding sequence ATGGCGAAAGAGCAGAAGGAAGTGCGAGACCTTCAGGAAGGCAACTACGTGATGATGGACGACGAACCGTGCAAGATCACCTCCTACAGCACGGCCAAGCCGGGCAAGCACGGCAGCGCCAAGGCTCGCATCGAGGGCAAGGGCGTCTTCGACGACCAGAAGCGCAGCCTCTCCCAGCCCGTGGACGCGAAGATCTGGGTCCCGATCATCAACCGCAAGCAGGGCCAGGTCGTCAGCGTCGAGAGCGCCGACGTCGCGCAGGTCATGGATCTGGAAACGTACGAGACGATCTCGATCAAGACGCCCGGCGACGTCGACCTCTCGCCCGACGACGACATCGAGTACCTCGAGATGGAAGAGCAGCGCAAGATCCTGCAGGACTGA
- a CDS encoding DUF309 domain-containing protein produces MESRLRAGVAAYNAGYHHAAHDAWEEYWLDLERGTDDERLLHGLIQFTAAVHHARGRNWEGAVGLAESAGEYLADLPADYRDVNVETARSFLATLAADPEAIERRHPPKLRVDGRAVELADLDVDAVWIAAPLLAEAIDGFDDAVVERAVRYAREDLDAGDEGSKYVTFLLDFVGDAENRGIIYQRLGQHVDRRRSREKDVEGLFD; encoded by the coding sequence ATGGAGTCCCGACTCCGCGCGGGCGTCGCCGCGTACAACGCCGGCTACCACCACGCGGCCCACGACGCCTGGGAAGAGTACTGGCTCGATCTGGAGCGCGGCACCGACGACGAGCGGCTGCTCCACGGGCTGATCCAGTTCACCGCCGCGGTCCACCACGCCCGCGGGCGCAACTGGGAGGGCGCGGTCGGGCTGGCCGAGAGCGCGGGCGAGTATCTCGCGGACCTCCCCGCGGACTACCGCGACGTGAACGTCGAGACGGCACGATCCTTTCTCGCAACGCTCGCGGCCGATCCCGAGGCGATCGAGCGGCGGCATCCGCCGAAGCTGCGCGTCGACGGGCGGGCCGTCGAGCTGGCCGATCTCGACGTCGACGCGGTCTGGATCGCGGCGCCGCTGCTCGCGGAGGCGATCGACGGCTTCGACGACGCCGTCGTCGAGCGGGCCGTCCGGTACGCCCGCGAGGACCTCGACGCGGGCGACGAGGGCAGCAAGTACGTCACGTTCCTGCTCGATTTCGTCGGCGACGCCGAGAACAGAGGGATCATCTACCAGCGGCTCGGACAGCACGTCGACCGGCGACGCTCGCGGGAGAAAGACGTCGAAGGGCTGTTCGACTAA
- a CDS encoding coiled-coil protein: MVEAQELDEADNVELTEDDLENKSKGQLIKLAGQLRDRRNELNQLASERASKRDDLNAKTREKVDEAQEHREKRDELNEQVQEHKEKRNELNAEANELFDKVEDMKSDMELDEGKDLEELEEEIEELEFKQQTEVLSTEDERELIEKIEEKREEYTERKEKLDQNEELDDLVEEAEEVRSEASQHHQKVTELADKAQEHHNQMIEAYREADDIRDDADEMHELFVEAQEAADRHHEDFVRVQKRLRELDKEEEEERKSEREQEKEEVEQEAEEIYERFKDGETLDTEDLMKLQKAGRL; the protein is encoded by the coding sequence ATGGTAGAAGCACAAGAACTCGACGAAGCGGACAACGTCGAACTCACGGAAGACGACCTCGAGAACAAATCGAAAGGACAGCTCATCAAGCTCGCAGGGCAGCTGCGAGACCGACGAAACGAGCTGAACCAGCTGGCGTCCGAACGCGCCTCCAAGCGGGACGACCTGAACGCGAAGACACGCGAGAAGGTCGACGAAGCCCAGGAACACCGCGAGAAGCGCGACGAGCTCAACGAGCAGGTTCAGGAGCACAAGGAGAAGCGCAACGAGCTCAACGCCGAGGCCAACGAGCTGTTCGACAAGGTCGAGGACATGAAGTCGGACATGGAGCTCGACGAGGGCAAGGACCTCGAGGAGCTCGAAGAGGAGATCGAGGAGCTGGAGTTTAAGCAGCAGACCGAGGTCCTCAGCACCGAAGACGAGCGCGAGCTCATCGAGAAGATCGAGGAGAAGCGCGAGGAGTACACCGAGCGCAAGGAAAAACTCGACCAGAACGAGGAGCTCGACGACCTCGTCGAGGAGGCCGAGGAAGTGCGATCGGAAGCGTCCCAGCACCACCAGAAGGTGACCGAGCTCGCCGACAAGGCCCAGGAGCACCACAACCAGATGATCGAGGCCTATCGGGAGGCCGACGACATCCGCGACGACGCCGACGAGATGCACGAGCTGTTCGTGGAGGCCCAGGAGGCCGCCGACCGCCACCACGAGGACTTCGTCCGCGTCCAGAAGCGCCTGCGCGAACTCGACAAGGAAGAGGAAGAAGAGCGCAAGTCCGAGCGCGAGCAGGAGAAAGAGGAAGTCGAGCAGGAAGCCGAGGAGATCTACGAGCGGTTCAAGGACGGCGAGACTCTCGACACCGAGGACCTGATGAAGCTCCAGAAGGCCGGCCGTCTCTAA
- a CDS encoding deoxyhypusine synthase encodes MTDESHDEHAEEHEQPPREEFGHDPIGHADVRDGMSVGELVDQYGEAGIGAADLNAAVDIYAEMLGDDDVTNFFGLAGAMVPTGMRKIVADLIRDGHIDVLVTTGANLTHDAIEAIGGKHHHGRTHGEGTMREHDEQLRDEGVDRIYNVYLPQEHFALFEEHLRSKVFPEVEETVSIQRLTEELGRANAEVNENEGIDEGAGVAAAAYENDVPIYCPAIQDSVLGLQAWMYSQTTDFALDALGDMTPLTDLAFDAEKSGAMVVGGGVPKNFVLQTMLVAPDSYDYAVQLTMDDEQTGGLSGATLEEARSWGKIEKAGRNASVYADATITLPLVVAAARERIGE; translated from the coding sequence ATGACCGACGAGAGCCACGACGAGCACGCCGAGGAGCACGAACAGCCGCCGCGCGAGGAGTTCGGCCACGACCCGATCGGGCACGCCGACGTGCGCGACGGGATGTCGGTCGGCGAGCTCGTCGACCAGTACGGCGAGGCTGGTATCGGCGCGGCCGACCTCAACGCGGCCGTCGACATCTACGCGGAGATGCTCGGGGACGACGACGTGACGAACTTCTTCGGGCTGGCGGGCGCGATGGTGCCGACGGGGATGCGCAAGATCGTCGCCGACCTGATCCGGGACGGCCACATCGACGTGCTGGTGACGACGGGCGCGAACCTCACCCACGACGCGATCGAGGCGATCGGCGGGAAGCACCACCACGGGCGCACCCACGGCGAGGGGACGATGCGCGAGCACGACGAGCAGCTGCGCGACGAGGGCGTCGACCGCATCTACAACGTCTACCTGCCACAGGAGCACTTCGCGCTATTTGAAGAGCACCTGCGCTCGAAGGTGTTCCCCGAGGTCGAGGAGACGGTTAGCATCCAGCGACTCACGGAGGAGCTCGGGCGAGCGAACGCCGAGGTCAACGAGAACGAGGGGATCGACGAAGGCGCCGGCGTCGCCGCCGCGGCCTACGAGAACGACGTGCCGATCTACTGTCCGGCGATCCAGGACTCCGTGCTGGGCCTGCAGGCGTGGATGTACTCCCAGACGACCGACTTCGCGCTCGACGCGCTCGGCGACATGACGCCGCTGACCGATCTGGCGTTCGACGCGGAGAAATCGGGCGCGATGGTGGTCGGCGGCGGCGTCCCGAAGAACTTCGTGCTCCAGACGATGCTGGTCGCGCCCGACTCGTACGACTACGCCGTCCAGCTGACGATGGACGACGAGCAGACCGGCGGGCTCTCGGGCGCGACCCTGGAGGAGGCCCGCTCGTGGGGGAAGATCGAGAAGGCCGGTCGGAACGCCAGCGTGTACGCCGACGCGACGATCACGCTCCCGCTGGTGGTCGCCGCGGCGCGCGAGCGGATCGGGGAGTAA
- a CDS encoding endonuclease III — translation MVDDPEPAENISGGAAGGGTTATFEPADAETRAEAVVDRLGELYWQKAYGGRDAFECLVRTILSQNTSDVASQPAHDALMERYAPDDDEAATSDADSAEPTPDADLAAALAAADREELAETIRPAGLYNRKSEVIQTVSERVLDEYGSTAAFDAFVREEDPSNVRDALLDFGGVGPKTADCVLLFAGGREGVFPVDTHVHRIYRRIGVAPPDADHEGVRAALERDVPPEKCGFGHTASIQFGREYCSARKPACLDGGEECPMADLCDRVGVDAESGAVVDPAEAVEK, via the coding sequence ATGGTAGACGATCCCGAGCCCGCCGAGAACATCAGCGGCGGCGCGGCCGGCGGGGGTACGACAGCAACGTTCGAGCCGGCCGATGCGGAAACTCGTGCGGAGGCCGTCGTCGACCGGCTCGGCGAACTGTACTGGCAGAAAGCCTACGGCGGCCGGGACGCATTCGAGTGTCTCGTCCGGACGATCCTGAGCCAGAACACCAGCGACGTGGCGAGCCAGCCCGCTCACGACGCGCTGATGGAGCGGTACGCGCCCGACGATGACGAAGCAGCGACGTCAGACGCCGACTCCGCCGAGCCGACGCCGGACGCCGACCTCGCCGCGGCGCTCGCGGCGGCCGACCGCGAGGAGCTCGCCGAGACGATCCGGCCGGCGGGACTGTACAACCGGAAATCGGAGGTGATCCAGACCGTGTCCGAGCGCGTGCTCGACGAGTACGGCTCGACGGCGGCGTTCGACGCCTTCGTCCGGGAAGAGGACCCTTCGAACGTCCGCGACGCGCTGCTCGATTTCGGCGGCGTCGGTCCGAAGACCGCCGACTGCGTGTTACTGTTCGCGGGCGGGCGCGAGGGGGTATTTCCTGTGGACACTCACGTCCACCGGATCTACCGCCGCATCGGCGTCGCGCCGCCGGATGCCGACCACGAGGGCGTTCGGGCGGCGCTGGAGCGCGACGTCCCGCCCGAGAAGTGCGGGTTCGGCCACACCGCGAGCATCCAGTTCGGGCGCGAGTACTGCTCGGCGCGCAAGCCCGCGTGTCTCGACGGGGGAGAGGAGTGTCCGATGGCGGATCTGTGCGATCGGGTCGGCGTCGACGCGGAATCGGGTGCCGTTGTCGATCCTGCGGAAGCCGTCGAAAAGTAA
- a CDS encoding glycoside hydrolase family 2, which translates to MLGQWLGTAVEPSEDDAPPAVEDPQPVDVPGRPDALAGADAVAYRTTFPDPREGEATRATLVLEGLYAQARVWHDGELLGEHDTYFEPARFEFEPSADNELIVECRRPTDGFGGVHETDLLPETDRVPGIWWDARVETHGPVALVDLSVTPTLGEERATIEAELTVDAAEAVDERATLSLRPKGFRGGGAMERARVRAAAGERVTVTREIEVRDPQFWWPRGLGSQHRYEVTAKLDGAERSATTGFCTVELDDGLVVNGQRARARGLNVLPSEDPEADVAAVAGANANLVRAHAHVPSPTFREACDEAGLLVWQDLPLTGDADVDPERGAELSDALVETCRSSPSVGIYGVRDDPRTPFEQPLGSGRLARSRLRWRAWRTNYDRSTDDEIAASFDTDRPVVPVTGPPGTGADAATLYPGWDYGRADDVDRLLDRYPGLGDVVAEFGAGSVLDRDDVEPTADLEDRLDTGDPPATQREQARTLKRVGEGLRRRDADVLAAFALRDVRPAGGMGVLDADGQEKPAYEALADAYEPVQAVLDAAPNPGAVGVTVVNDAADPVEAAVEWTAGDRSGSFEATVDPLDSESAGGLKIPKGADEVVLTTTVDGERVTNTYRL; encoded by the coding sequence ATGCTGGGCCAGTGGCTGGGGACCGCGGTCGAACCGAGCGAGGACGACGCGCCGCCGGCGGTCGAGGATCCCCAACCCGTCGACGTTCCCGGGCGCCCGGACGCGCTGGCGGGAGCCGACGCCGTCGCCTACCGGACGACGTTTCCCGACCCGCGCGAGGGCGAGGCGACGCGCGCGACGCTCGTTCTCGAAGGGCTGTACGCGCAAGCGCGCGTCTGGCACGACGGCGAGTTGCTCGGCGAGCACGACACCTACTTCGAACCCGCGCGCTTCGAGTTCGAGCCCTCGGCGGACAACGAACTGATCGTCGAGTGTCGACGACCGACCGACGGCTTCGGCGGCGTCCACGAGACCGACCTGCTGCCGGAAACCGACCGGGTCCCGGGCATCTGGTGGGACGCCAGAGTCGAGACCCACGGTCCGGTCGCGCTCGTCGACCTCTCGGTGACGCCGACGCTCGGCGAGGAGCGGGCGACGATCGAAGCCGAACTGACCGTCGACGCCGCCGAGGCGGTCGACGAGCGCGCGACGCTGTCGCTCCGCCCCAAAGGGTTCCGCGGCGGCGGCGCGATGGAGCGGGCGCGGGTGCGGGCCGCGGCCGGCGAGCGCGTGACGGTGACCAGGGAGATCGAGGTCAGGGACCCGCAGTTCTGGTGGCCACGCGGACTGGGCTCACAGCACCGCTACGAGGTGACCGCGAAACTGGACGGCGCCGAGCGATCGGCGACGACCGGCTTTTGCACCGTCGAACTCGACGACGGGCTCGTCGTCAACGGGCAGCGGGCGCGCGCACGCGGACTCAACGTTCTCCCGAGCGAGGACCCCGAGGCGGACGTCGCGGCCGTCGCCGGCGCGAACGCGAATTTGGTCCGCGCACACGCGCACGTCCCGTCGCCGACGTTCCGCGAGGCCTGCGACGAGGCCGGGCTGCTGGTCTGGCAGGATCTGCCCCTGACCGGCGACGCCGACGTCGATCCCGAGCGGGGCGCCGAGCTGTCCGACGCGCTGGTCGAAACCTGCCGGTCCAGCCCGAGCGTGGGGATCTACGGCGTCCGGGACGACCCCCGAACTCCCTTCGAGCAGCCCCTCGGAAGCGGGAGGCTCGCCCGCTCCCGGCTGCGCTGGCGCGCCTGGCGGACGAACTACGACCGCTCGACCGACGACGAGATCGCGGCATCGTTCGACACCGACCGTCCGGTCGTGCCCGTCACCGGCCCGCCGGGAACCGGCGCCGACGCCGCGACGTTGTATCCGGGGTGGGACTACGGCCGGGCTGACGACGTCGACCGGCTGCTGGACCGGTACCCCGGACTCGGCGACGTGGTCGCGGAGTTCGGCGCCGGATCGGTGCTCGACCGCGACGATGTCGAGCCGACCGCCGACCTCGAAGATCGCCTCGACACCGGCGATCCTCCGGCGACTCAGCGCGAGCAGGCCCGGACGCTCAAACGCGTCGGCGAAGGCCTTCGGCGTCGCGACGCCGACGTGCTCGCGGCGTTCGCGCTGCGGGACGTCCGGCCCGCGGGCGGGATGGGCGTCCTCGATGCCGACGGCCAGGAGAAGCCGGCCTACGAGGCGCTCGCGGACGCCTACGAGCCGGTGCAGGCCGTGCTCGACGCCGCGCCGAACCCGGGCGCCGTCGGCGTCACGGTGGTCAACGACGCCGCAGATCCGGTCGAAGCAGCCGTCGAGTGGACCGCCGGCGACCGCAGCGGCTCGTTCGAGGCGACGGTCGACCCGCTCGACAGCGAGTCCGCCGGCGGGCTGAAGATTCCGAAGGGCGCCGACGAGGTCGTCCTGACGACGACCGTCGACGGCGAGCGGGTTACGAACACCTACCGGCTGTAA
- the azf gene encoding NAD-dependent glucose-6-phosphate dehydrogenase Azf, producing the protein MDDPVLLTGASGRVGQAILGGIADDYEWRLLDREPPTGDHPGEYVVADITDYDEVRAAMEGVGAVIHLAGDPRPEAPWSSVLENNIDGAKTVYEAAVDAGVEKFVFASSNHAVGAYETDERTPEMYRDHHELRLDGTELPRPTNLYGVSKATGEVLGRYYHDEHDLDVVCVRIGNLTEGHPPIDYERGQAMWLSYRDCAHLFDRCLRADYDYEIVYGISDNDRKYYSIDRAKDVLGYDPQDNSAHFEGEERVHGPEA; encoded by the coding sequence ATGGACGACCCCGTGCTCCTGACCGGCGCCAGCGGGCGCGTCGGGCAGGCCATCCTGGGCGGGATCGCGGACGACTACGAGTGGCGACTCCTCGATCGCGAACCGCCGACCGGCGACCATCCCGGCGAGTACGTCGTCGCGGACATCACCGACTACGACGAGGTCCGGGCGGCGATGGAGGGCGTCGGCGCGGTGATCCACCTCGCCGGCGATCCACGCCCCGAGGCGCCCTGGTCGAGCGTGCTGGAGAACAACATCGACGGCGCCAAGACCGTCTACGAGGCCGCCGTCGACGCCGGCGTCGAGAAGTTCGTCTTCGCCTCCTCGAACCACGCCGTCGGCGCCTACGAGACCGACGAGCGCACGCCCGAGATGTACCGAGATCACCACGAGCTCCGCCTCGACGGCACCGAGCTCCCCCGCCCGACCAACCTCTACGGCGTCAGCAAGGCGACGGGCGAGGTGCTCGGCCGGTACTACCACGACGAGCACGACCTCGACGTCGTTTGCGTGCGGATCGGCAACCTCACCGAAGGCCACCCGCCGATCGACTACGAGCGCGGCCAGGCGATGTGGCTCTCCTACCGGGACTGCGCCCACCTGTTCGACCGCTGCCTGCGGGCCGACTACGACTACGAGATCGTCTACGGCATCTCCGACAACGACCGCAAGTACTACTCGATCGATCGCGCGAAGGACGTGCTCGGCTACGACCCGCAGGACAACTCCGCGCACTTCGAGGGCGAGGAGCGGGTTCACGGTCCCGAAGCCTGA
- a CDS encoding dihydroneopterin aldolase family protein, producing MDESDATPTVGERACFEAGVKFGTLYHQFAGTPVSPDNARSLERAIEESIENQPHCVGVTVDILEDRLDAAIDHGYTELTGEFMEVEIVVDYEGTEVVTSMAMEDGYPLMRVEEVRRGGD from the coding sequence ATGGACGAATCCGACGCGACGCCGACGGTCGGCGAGCGAGCGTGCTTCGAGGCCGGCGTCAAGTTCGGCACGCTGTACCACCAGTTCGCCGGGACGCCGGTGAGCCCCGACAACGCGAGGAGCCTGGAGCGCGCCATCGAGGAGTCGATCGAGAACCAGCCCCACTGCGTCGGCGTCACCGTCGACATCCTCGAGGATCGCCTCGACGCTGCGATCGACCACGGCTACACCGAGCTGACGGGCGAGTTCATGGAGGTCGAGATCGTCGTCGACTACGAGGGCACCGAGGTCGTCACCAGCATGGCGATGGAGGACGGCTACCCCCTGATGCGCGTCGAGGAAGTGCGGCGCGGCGGCGACTGA
- a CDS encoding DUF4112 domain-containing protein encodes MSHRETVEEVEAELEEAIVGGTEGALKRIDAVGTLLDDAFRVPGTDIRFGLDPVVGVLPIAGDWATAVVSTYIVAEAVNLGVPKGVIGRMLFNIGLDATVGMVPILGTLFDTAWKANRRNVELVEKHVDADA; translated from the coding sequence ATGAGTCACCGAGAGACGGTCGAGGAGGTCGAAGCGGAACTCGAGGAGGCGATCGTGGGGGGAACTGAGGGCGCACTCAAGCGCATCGACGCCGTCGGCACGCTGCTCGACGACGCGTTCCGGGTCCCCGGGACTGACATCAGATTCGGGCTGGACCCGGTCGTCGGCGTCCTGCCGATCGCCGGCGACTGGGCGACGGCGGTCGTCTCGACGTACATCGTCGCGGAGGCCGTCAACCTCGGCGTCCCGAAGGGCGTGATCGGGCGGATGCTGTTCAACATCGGTCTCGACGCCACGGTCGGGATGGTCCCGATCCTCGGGACGCTGTTCGACACGGCGTGGAAGGCGAACCGCAGAAACGTCGAGCTGGTCGAAAAGCACGTCGACGCCGACGCGTAA
- a CDS encoding DUF2243 domain-containing protein, producing the protein MGDASTDSERAGRGAARPIVIAGVVLGIGFGGFFDGIVFHQLLQWHHMLSHHSNPAIAGDLRLNVFADGLFHAFAYLATAVGLALLVRAARRPNAVVTPRLLGGALVAGWGLFNLLEGLINHQLLGIHHVNPAGPGPTLLWDLAFLAWGAAFLLGGALIVSRSPAAGTASSGRPTPE; encoded by the coding sequence ATGGGAGATGCTTCGACCGATTCCGAGCGCGCGGGTCGCGGTGCCGCGCGGCCGATCGTAATCGCCGGGGTGGTGCTCGGCATCGGGTTCGGCGGCTTCTTCGACGGTATCGTCTTCCACCAGCTACTCCAGTGGCATCACATGCTGAGCCACCACTCGAACCCCGCGATCGCCGGCGATCTGCGGTTGAACGTGTTCGCGGATGGTCTGTTTCACGCGTTCGCGTATCTCGCGACGGCGGTCGGACTGGCGCTGCTCGTCCGCGCGGCGCGGCGGCCGAACGCCGTCGTGACGCCGCGCCTGCTCGGCGGGGCGCTGGTCGCGGGCTGGGGACTGTTCAACCTTCTGGAGGGGCTGATCAACCACCAGCTGCTCGGCATCCACCACGTCAATCCCGCCGGCCCCGGGCCGACGCTGCTGTGGGATCTGGCGTTTCTGGCATGGGGTGCCGCGTTCCTGCTGGGCGGGGCGCTGATCGTCAGCCGGAGTCCGGCCGCGGGAACGGCGTCGAGCGGCCGGCCGACGCCCGAGTAG